A window from Jannaschia sp. S6380 encodes these proteins:
- the ubiE gene encoding bifunctional demethylmenaquinone methyltransferase/2-methoxy-6-polyprenyl-1,4-benzoquinol methylase UbiE, with translation MTQDDRKTTHFGNQTVPEEEKAGRVHGVFTNVASKYDVMNDAMSMGIHRVWKDAMLDWLAPRAGQRLLDVAGGTGDIAFRFLSRAPAATATVCDMTESMLVAGRGRAEAGGCADRLDWVVGDAMALPFADASFDVYTISFGIRNVTRIDEALREAYRVLRPGGRLMVLEFSHLPNPLMQRAYDLYSFNVIPRMGQAIAGDRDSYQYLVESIRKFPDQDRFAGMIVDAGFGNVKYRNLSFGIAALHSGWKI, from the coding sequence ATGACGCAAGACGACCGGAAGACCACGCATTTCGGAAACCAGACCGTCCCGGAGGAGGAGAAGGCCGGCCGCGTCCACGGGGTCTTCACCAACGTCGCGTCGAAATACGACGTGATGAACGATGCGATGTCGATGGGCATCCACCGGGTCTGGAAGGATGCGATGCTCGATTGGCTGGCGCCGCGGGCGGGGCAGCGCCTGCTCGATGTGGCGGGCGGGACGGGCGACATCGCCTTTCGCTTCCTGTCGCGCGCGCCTGCCGCCACGGCCACCGTCTGCGACATGACCGAAAGCATGCTGGTCGCCGGTCGGGGCCGCGCCGAGGCCGGGGGCTGCGCCGACCGCCTCGACTGGGTGGTGGGCGACGCGATGGCGCTGCCCTTCGCCGATGCCTCCTTCGACGTCTACACCATCAGCTTCGGCATCCGGAACGTCACCCGCATCGACGAGGCCCTGCGCGAGGCGTATCGCGTCCTGCGCCCGGGCGGCCGACTGATGGTGCTGGAGTTCAGCCACCTGCCCAACCCGCTGATGCAGCGGGCCTATGATCTCTACTCCTTCAACGTGATCCCGCGCATGGGGCAGGCGATCGCCGGGGATCGCGACTCCTATCAGTACCTCGTCGAGAGCATCCGCAAGTTCCCCGACCAGGACCGGTTCGCCGGCATGATCGTCGACGCGGGCTTCGGCAACGTGAAGTACCGAAACCTGAGCTTCGGGATTGCCGCGCTTCATTCGGGTTGGAAAATCTGA
- the ubiB gene encoding 2-polyprenylphenol 6-hydroxylase, with product MRGPHNIVRLIRTAGTFERTGAMDVVLEQLRAPRELRIAARVMGWPFRWLGFRGDPDLPPVTRALTALGPSYIKLGQILSTRPDFVGDDLALQLRVLQDKLPPFPTARARAMIEADLGLSVEALFEEFSEPVAAASIAQVHQARLAGSGRKVAVKVLRPGIARAFRRDIDAFYFAARMIEVLSPSTRRLRPMEVIAHFDATVQQELDMRTECAAAAEFAANTARDEGFRVPKVEWGLSGRAVMTLDWEEGVQMADLQAIDAAGHDRAQLSERVIAMFLRHALRDGYFHADMHQGNLKVAPNGDVVALDFGIMGRLDEYTRRVYAEILMGFIRKDYRRVAEVHFEAGYVPPDRDIDQFAQALRSVGEPIFGMDASRISMGRLLAYLFEVTERFGMETRTELILLQRTMVVVEGVARTLNPHMNLWTAAGPEVERYIRENLGPRAFARDLARTARVLARFGPHLPQAVEDALRRPERVTVRTERPSPAAAPLWFLAGIAATSVVLALAGLF from the coding sequence GTGAGGGGCCCCCACAACATCGTCCGCCTGATCCGCACCGCCGGCACGTTCGAGCGGACCGGCGCGATGGATGTCGTCCTGGAACAACTGCGCGCGCCCCGCGAATTGCGGATCGCGGCGCGCGTGATGGGCTGGCCGTTCCGCTGGCTGGGCTTTCGAGGCGATCCGGACCTGCCGCCTGTCACCCGGGCGCTGACCGCGCTGGGACCCAGCTACATCAAGCTGGGCCAGATCCTGTCGACGCGGCCCGACTTCGTGGGAGACGACCTGGCCCTGCAGCTGCGCGTCCTTCAGGACAAGTTGCCGCCTTTCCCCACCGCGCGGGCCCGCGCCATGATCGAGGCCGACCTGGGCCTGTCCGTCGAGGCGCTCTTCGAGGAGTTCAGCGAGCCTGTGGCCGCGGCGTCCATCGCGCAGGTGCACCAGGCGCGCCTTGCGGGAAGTGGCCGGAAGGTCGCCGTCAAGGTGCTGCGCCCCGGCATCGCGCGGGCCTTCCGGCGCGACATCGACGCGTTCTATTTCGCCGCCCGGATGATCGAGGTGCTGTCCCCCTCCACCCGGCGTCTGCGGCCGATGGAGGTCATCGCCCATTTCGATGCCACCGTGCAGCAGGAGCTGGACATGCGGACCGAATGCGCCGCCGCCGCCGAGTTCGCGGCCAACACCGCACGCGACGAAGGGTTTCGCGTGCCCAAGGTCGAGTGGGGCCTGTCGGGGCGCGCGGTCATGACCCTCGACTGGGAGGAGGGCGTGCAGATGGCGGATCTCCAGGCCATCGACGCGGCCGGGCACGACCGCGCGCAGCTCTCGGAGCGGGTGATCGCGATGTTCCTGCGCCATGCCCTGCGCGATGGCTACTTCCATGCCGATATGCATCAGGGCAACCTGAAGGTGGCGCCCAACGGCGACGTGGTCGCGCTCGATTTCGGGATAATGGGGCGGCTCGACGAGTATACGCGGCGTGTCTATGCCGAGATCCTGATGGGGTTCATCCGCAAGGATTACCGCCGCGTGGCCGAGGTGCATTTCGAGGCGGGCTACGTCCCGCCCGACCGCGACATCGACCAGTTCGCCCAGGCGCTCCGCTCGGTCGGGGAACCGATCTTCGGTATGGACGCGTCGCGGATCTCGATGGGGCGGCTCCTGGCCTATCTCTTCGAGGTGACGGAGCGATTCGGGATGGAGACGCGGACCGAGCTGATCCTGCTGCAGCGGACGATGGTCGTGGTCGAAGGGGTGGCGCGGACGCTCAATCCGCACATGAACCTCTGGACGGCCGCCGGTCCCGAGGTGGAGCGCTACATCCGCGAGAACCTCGGCCCCCGCGCCTTCGCGCGCGACCTGGCGCGGACCGCGCGCGTCCTCGCCCGTTTCGGCCCCCACCTGCCGCAGGCGGTGGAGGACGCGCTGCGCCGTCCCGAACGCGTGACCGTCCGGACGGAACGGCCGTCACCGGCGGCCGCGCCGCTGTGGTTTCTGGCCGGCATCGCCGCGACCAGCGTCGTTCTTGCGCTGGCGGGACTTTTCTAG
- a CDS encoding flagellar hook capping FlgD N-terminal domain-containing protein produces MDITSTATAPTASARPPASSGAASATSDFDMFLTLLTAQIRNQDPLQPADSTEYTAQLATFSNVEQSVQTNDLLGQMIARLDAQQVTGAAQYIGMEFRHSGPVGHTGGTTVLHTSVPPLADRAELVVLDDTGREVGRHDIDPNATTLGWPASGQGATVPDGHYTLRVDSWSGEQPLDPIAVSHYAAVTEVVLGDGGAEVILDGGVRLALASLESIRAAETG; encoded by the coding sequence ATGGATATCACATCAACCGCGACGGCCCCCACGGCATCGGCCCGCCCACCCGCGTCGTCCGGGGCCGCGTCGGCCACGTCCGATTTCGACATGTTCCTGACCCTGCTGACGGCGCAGATCCGCAACCAGGATCCGCTGCAACCGGCCGATTCGACGGAGTACACCGCCCAGTTGGCGACATTCTCGAATGTGGAGCAGTCCGTGCAGACCAACGACCTACTCGGCCAGATGATCGCGCGCCTCGATGCGCAACAGGTGACCGGGGCGGCGCAGTATATCGGCATGGAGTTCCGGCATTCCGGTCCGGTCGGCCATACCGGGGGCACCACCGTTCTCCACACATCGGTCCCCCCACTTGCAGACCGTGCGGAGCTGGTCGTCTTGGACGACACCGGGCGCGAGGTCGGGCGGCATGACATCGATCCGAACGCCACGACGCTCGGCTGGCCCGCATCGGGGCAAGGGGCGACGGTCCCGGACGGGCACTACACGCTGCGTGTCGACTCCTGGTCTGGCGAACAACCGCTCGATCCGATCGCGGTGTCGCACTACGCCGCCGTGACCGAGGTCGTCCTGGGCGATGGCGGTGCGGAGGTCATCCTGGATGGCGGCGTCCGGCTGGCCCTAGCATCGCTCGAATCGATCCGCGCCGCCGAGACGGGCTGA